A stretch of Paracoccus aminophilus JCM 7686 DNA encodes these proteins:
- a CDS encoding LysR family transcriptional regulator, which produces MELKWLEDFVMLASTASFSRAAEARHITQSAFSRRIKQLETWLGAALINRASIPADLTPEGKAFLPVAQDAIRTFYATRDSLRPMGSGRHPTLNLAALLSLTVTLLPQLLERLERALPGVTAKVIPDRGGIEANIDALVSGEADVFLTYAHPNVPMLLDPEQFDWITLGTETILPVIAPRLRDRTAAVTPGILDEAAQGHCEIPYLDYGRASFFGTTLQRLMTQYPFRRRIIFENSISFGLREFALQGWGLCWLPESLVRGDLDAGRLMLASPLAQWRLSVEIRLYAYRGEDPGRGHPLWERILETLATPDAAAPARA; this is translated from the coding sequence ATGGAACTGAAATGGCTGGAAGACTTCGTCATGCTGGCCAGCACGGCAAGCTTCTCGCGCGCGGCCGAGGCGCGTCATATCACGCAATCGGCCTTTTCGCGCCGCATCAAACAGCTTGAGACCTGGCTCGGTGCCGCCCTGATCAACCGTGCCAGTATCCCCGCCGATCTCACCCCCGAAGGCAAGGCCTTCCTGCCGGTCGCCCAGGACGCAATCCGCACCTTCTACGCGACCCGCGACAGCCTGCGCCCGATGGGATCGGGCCGCCATCCGACGCTGAACCTCGCGGCCTTGCTGTCGCTGACTGTCACGCTCTTGCCCCAACTGCTCGAACGGCTCGAGCGCGCTTTGCCAGGCGTGACCGCCAAGGTCATTCCCGATCGCGGCGGCATCGAGGCCAATATCGACGCTTTGGTCAGCGGCGAGGCCGATGTCTTTCTGACCTATGCCCATCCCAATGTGCCGATGCTGCTCGACCCCGAGCAGTTCGACTGGATCACGCTGGGAACGGAAACCATCCTGCCGGTGATCGCGCCCCGCCTGCGTGACCGCACAGCAGCGGTCACGCCGGGTATTCTCGACGAGGCCGCGCAGGGCCATTGCGAGATCCCCTATCTCGATTATGGCCGCGCCTCGTTCTTTGGCACGACCTTGCAGCGGCTGATGACCCAATATCCGTTCCGCCGCCGCATCATCTTTGAAAACTCGATTTCCTTCGGCCTGCGCGAATTCGCGCTGCAAGGCTGGGGGCTGTGCTGGCTGCCCGAAAGCCTCGTGCGCGGGGATCTCGATGCGGGCCGCTTGATGCTCGCCTCGCCCTTGGCGCAGTGGCGTCTGTCGGTCGAGATCCGGCTTTACGCCTATCGCGGCGAGGATCCGGGGCGGGGACATCCGCTCTGGGAGCGTATTCTGGAAACCCTCGCCACGCCTGACGCCGCCGCACCCGCGAGGGCGTGA
- a CDS encoding calcium-binding protein, with product MPSNKNDVIRGPYSSKPIYALGGDDKIYWGPASGSGIVYGGDTGEHYDPDPYHNGNPGGDRLYLTGKQGITVRFITTESGVATGGGESLKFFGIERLHGSAGNDIINAARATLAPAHDGTPQHGLSIYAGAGNDRITGTAFADVLDGGSGNDTIFGGAGDDFIQSSTGDDLIYGGAGNDNIRWGLGDNVAPGNDTIYGGNTQEGIGDLINIWVVNGDQRTGAHVRFTTAEDGVATSTMGGRTNTLHFYDFENGWTHRGNDTIDASGAKIGANMHGVNFSARWGDDILIGSRGNDTLQGGEGRDTITGGKGNDLISANGEAYNWRAPGDGVADTLIFHRGDGADTVLGFDVGIDILQVDGRSYSVSQTARGTLLDFGHGDSILLSNIFDFT from the coding sequence ATGCCTAGCAACAAAAATGACGTGATTCGTGGACCCTATTCGTCCAAACCGATCTATGCTTTGGGCGGAGACGACAAGATCTATTGGGGCCCGGCGAGCGGAAGCGGCATCGTCTACGGCGGCGATACGGGCGAGCATTACGATCCCGATCCCTATCACAACGGCAACCCGGGGGGTGATCGCCTGTATTTGACCGGCAAACAGGGCATCACCGTCCGTTTCATCACGACGGAATCGGGCGTCGCGACCGGTGGCGGCGAATCGCTGAAATTCTTCGGGATCGAACGGCTTCATGGCTCTGCGGGCAATGATATCATCAACGCCGCCCGCGCGACCCTTGCGCCGGCTCATGACGGCACCCCGCAACACGGCCTGTCGATCTATGCGGGCGCGGGCAATGACCGCATCACCGGCACGGCCTTCGCGGATGTCCTCGACGGTGGTTCGGGCAATGACACGATCTTTGGCGGCGCGGGTGACGATTTCATCCAGTCGAGCACCGGCGACGATCTGATCTATGGCGGCGCGGGCAATGACAACATCCGCTGGGGGCTGGGCGACAACGTCGCTCCGGGCAATGACACGATCTATGGCGGCAACACGCAGGAAGGGATCGGCGATCTCATCAACATCTGGGTCGTGAACGGCGACCAGAGAACCGGTGCCCATGTCCGCTTCACCACGGCCGAAGATGGCGTCGCCACCTCGACCATGGGCGGGCGCACCAACACGCTGCATTTCTACGATTTCGAGAACGGCTGGACCCATCGCGGCAATGACACGATCGACGCCTCGGGGGCGAAGATCGGGGCCAATATGCATGGCGTCAACTTCAGCGCACGCTGGGGCGATGACATCCTCATCGGCTCGCGCGGCAATGACACGCTGCAGGGTGGTGAGGGGCGCGACACCATCACCGGCGGCAAGGGCAACGACCTGATCTCGGCCAATGGCGAGGCCTATAACTGGCGCGCTCCGGGCGATGGCGTCGCCGATACGCTGATCTTCCACCGGGGTGATGGCGCGGATACCGTGCTGGGCTTTGACGTCGGCATCGACATCCTGCAGGTCGATGGCCGCAGCTATTCCGTGAGCCAGACCGCCCGCGGCACGCTGCTGGATTTCGGCCACGGTGACAGCATCCTTCTGAGCAACATCTTCGATTTCACCTGA
- a CDS encoding FGGY-family carbohydrate kinase, protein MTQRGKYLIGVDVGTGSARAGVFDLAGRMLGSAKQDITIWREPGSIVEQSGNQIWQAVCASVKGAVAQAAIAPEDVAGIGFDATCSLVVLDGDGAPLAVGPSNDPERNIIVWMDHRAIAQAERINAQGHDVLKYVGGVISPEMETPKILWLAEEKPETFAKAGHFFDLADYLGWRATGSLARSTCTVTCKWTYLAHEGRWDDSYFRQIGLGALADEGFARIGTEIVAPGTPLGAGLTAAAAADLGLVAGIAVGAGLIDAHAGGVGTVGAEGAPTDSLAYVFGTSSCTMTTTKDPVFVPGVWGPYYQAMVPDMWLNEGGQSAAGAAIDQLIAFHPATTEAASAAAKAGQPLPVWLADRALEKAKAADAIALAGEIHVVPEFLGNRAPFADPHARAVIAGLGMERDLDSLIALYVAGVASIGYGLRQIIETQAANGAVVKQIVISGGAGAHDLTRQILADATGLPLVATEAEEPVLLGSAILGAVASGKNDSMTQAMAAMTRTEKTYLPEPQAVARHDARFAAFRKLQDCVRTLRAAS, encoded by the coding sequence ATGACCCAGCGCGGCAAATATCTCATCGGTGTGGATGTTGGGACGGGCAGTGCCCGCGCCGGGGTCTTTGACCTTGCCGGGCGCATGTTGGGTTCGGCCAAGCAGGACATCACCATTTGGCGCGAGCCGGGCTCGATCGTCGAGCAATCGGGCAACCAGATCTGGCAAGCCGTCTGCGCCTCGGTCAAGGGCGCGGTGGCGCAAGCTGCGATTGCGCCCGAGGATGTCGCGGGGATCGGCTTTGATGCGACCTGCTCGCTGGTGGTTCTGGACGGTGACGGCGCGCCCTTGGCGGTCGGTCCCTCGAACGATCCTGAGCGCAATATCATCGTCTGGATGGACCACCGCGCCATTGCTCAGGCCGAGCGGATCAATGCGCAGGGCCATGACGTGCTGAAATATGTCGGCGGTGTGATTTCTCCGGAGATGGAGACGCCGAAGATCCTCTGGCTCGCCGAAGAAAAGCCCGAAACCTTCGCCAAGGCCGGTCATTTCTTCGATCTCGCCGATTATCTCGGCTGGCGCGCGACGGGCAGCCTTGCCCGCTCGACCTGCACCGTGACGTGCAAATGGACCTATCTCGCCCATGAGGGCCGTTGGGACGACAGCTATTTCCGCCAGATCGGGCTGGGCGCTTTGGCCGATGAAGGCTTTGCGCGGATCGGCACGGAAATCGTCGCGCCCGGCACCCCGCTTGGCGCGGGTCTGACGGCGGCAGCGGCCGCCGATCTGGGCCTTGTTGCCGGGATCGCAGTGGGCGCGGGCCTGATCGACGCTCATGCGGGCGGCGTCGGCACCGTGGGGGCCGAAGGCGCGCCGACCGACAGCCTCGCCTATGTCTTCGGGACCTCGTCCTGCACCATGACCACGACCAAGGATCCGGTTTTCGTGCCGGGTGTCTGGGGGCCTTATTATCAGGCGATGGTGCCGGATATGTGGCTGAACGAGGGCGGCCAATCGGCAGCAGGCGCGGCCATCGATCAGCTGATTGCCTTCCACCCTGCGACGACCGAGGCAGCTTCGGCTGCGGCCAAGGCGGGCCAGCCGCTGCCGGTGTGGCTGGCGGATCGTGCGCTTGAAAAGGCCAAGGCCGCAGATGCGATTGCGCTGGCGGGCGAGATCCATGTCGTGCCGGAATTCCTTGGCAACCGCGCGCCCTTCGCCGATCCCCATGCCCGCGCCGTCATCGCCGGTCTGGGGATGGAGCGTGATCTCGACAGCTTGATTGCGCTTTACGTCGCGGGTGTGGCCTCGATCGGCTACGGCCTGCGCCAGATCATCGAGACTCAGGCGGCGAATGGCGCGGTGGTCAAGCAGATCGTCATCTCGGGCGGTGCCGGTGCGCATGACCTGACACGCCAGATTCTCGCCGATGCCACCGGCCTGCCGCTGGTCGCGACCGAGGCGGAAGAGCCTGTTCTGCTCGGTTCGGCCATTCTGGGCGCGGTTGCCTCGGGCAAAAACGATAGCATGACACAGGCGATGGCGGCGATGACGCGGACCGAAAAGACCTATCTGCCCGAGCCTCAGGCCGTCGCGCGTCATGACGCCCGTTTCGCGGCCTTCCGCAAGCTTCAAGACTGCGTCCGCACTTTGCGGGCCGCGTCCTGA
- a CDS encoding type II toxin-antitoxin system Phd/YefM family antitoxin, with protein sequence MWTLQDAKNRFSAVVDAALSGEPQEVTRRGKPAVVVLSAEDYARMTAAARAARGTFTDHLLGFPGLDLDQRPKARPRDVEF encoded by the coding sequence ATGTGGACTTTGCAAGATGCCAAGAACCGCTTCTCGGCCGTGGTGGATGCCGCGCTGTCGGGCGAGCCGCAAGAGGTCACGCGCCGGGGGAAGCCTGCGGTCGTCGTCCTCTCGGCCGAGGATTATGCCCGCATGACCGCCGCTGCCCGGGCGGCGCGCGGCACCTTCACCGATCACCTCCTTGGTTTTCCGGGCCTCGATCTGGACCAGCGGCCGAAAGCTCGCCCGCGGGATGTCGAGTTCTGA
- a CDS encoding YeiH family protein, which yields MQVSQLQRPARDLPFMGHIPGLTLVALFAAAAYGLRSLPGLGTFSPMIIGILVGMLFANIFALPETAVTGVKFAAKTLLRAAVALLGLQITLSQIGALGVGGFAVAAIALFSTYFFTLWVGRRMGIGRELTGLIAAGSSICGASAIAAADLTIRGKDEDVAYAVSCVTIFGTLAMFAFPLLMPVFGLSPAQYGVWSGAAVHEVAQVVGAGFQGGEEAGTIAIVVKLCRVVMLAPLLILMGLMINRKGGGDKSTARPPLVPFFLIAFVAIMLVNSLGVIPAPAHDGLVTITPILLTMALTALGMNTNFAKLKSLGLRPLVLGGLATIWISAVSLGAAVFFF from the coding sequence ATGCAGGTTAGCCAGCTTCAACGCCCCGCACGGGACTTGCCCTTCATGGGCCATATTCCCGGTCTGACGCTGGTCGCTTTGTTCGCGGCTGCGGCTTATGGGCTGCGGTCCCTGCCGGGGCTCGGGACCTTCAGCCCGATGATCATTGGCATTCTGGTCGGGATGCTCTTTGCCAATATTTTCGCTTTGCCCGAAACCGCCGTGACCGGGGTTAAATTCGCGGCCAAGACCCTGTTGCGTGCGGCTGTTGCGCTTTTGGGCCTCCAGATCACCCTAAGCCAGATTGGCGCGCTGGGGGTCGGCGGTTTTGCCGTGGCGGCGATTGCGCTTTTCTCGACCTATTTCTTCACGCTCTGGGTCGGTCGCCGCATGGGGATCGGGCGCGAGTTGACCGGCCTGATCGCAGCGGGCTCGTCGATCTGCGGGGCGTCTGCGATTGCCGCGGCCGATCTGACGATCCGGGGCAAGGATGAGGATGTCGCTTATGCCGTGTCCTGTGTCACGATTTTTGGCACGCTTGCGATGTTCGCCTTCCCGCTTTTGATGCCGGTGTTCGGGCTTAGCCCTGCGCAATATGGCGTCTGGTCGGGCGCGGCGGTCCATGAGGTCGCGCAAGTGGTTGGCGCGGGTTTTCAGGGCGGCGAAGAGGCGGGCACGATCGCCATCGTCGTCAAATTGTGCCGGGTGGTGATGCTCGCGCCGCTGCTGATCCTGATGGGGCTGATGATCAACCGCAAAGGCGGGGGCGACAAATCCACCGCGCGCCCGCCGCTGGTGCCCTTCTTTCTGATCGCTTTCGTCGCGATCATGTTGGTCAACAGTCTGGGCGTTATCCCGGCGCCCGCCCATGACGGGCTGGTTACGATCACGCCGATCCTCCTGACCATGGCGCTGACCGCTTTGGGGATGAACACCAATTTCGCCAAACTCAAAAGCCTCGGCCTGCGTCCGCTGGTGCTGGGTGGTCTTGCGACGATCTGGATTTCGGCGGTCAGTCTGGGTGCGGCGGTCTTCTTCTTCTGA
- a CDS encoding Ivy family c-type lysozyme inhibitor, with translation MLSSLRAAGALALILGLTPAAFAESAEPTLADLSTNSEMRASFDKMATGWTVPDWVLSGPVTSPSQMVQFGGKEYLVMTGCKKHDCGNNQIAVLYQKTDKVMFGLLLRADSADGPQTLNWMGMGGNAETVDGRTILYAATTGSLANHPKSFDYTD, from the coding sequence ATGCTCTCTTCTCTGCGCGCTGCCGGAGCTTTGGCGCTGATCCTTGGTCTGACGCCAGCGGCTTTTGCCGAAAGCGCTGAACCGACCCTCGCCGATCTGTCGACGAACAGCGAAATGCGCGCGAGTTTCGACAAAATGGCGACGGGCTGGACCGTGCCGGATTGGGTTCTGAGCGGCCCGGTGACCTCGCCGAGCCAGATGGTGCAGTTCGGCGGCAAGGAGTATCTGGTGATGACCGGCTGCAAGAAGCACGATTGCGGCAACAACCAGATCGCGGTGCTCTATCAAAAGACCGACAAGGTGATGTTCGGCCTGCTCTTGCGCGCGGATTCCGCGGATGGGCCGCAGACCTTGAACTGGATGGGCATGGGTGGGAATGCCGAAACCGTCGATGGCCGGACCATTCTTTACGCCGCGACCACCGGCAGTCTGGCGAACCACCCCAAATCTTTCGATTACACCGATTAA
- a CDS encoding GMC oxidoreductase: MTREIMGSDWDVIVIGTGIGGGLAARRLAELGLSVLMIEKGKDLGDTPSGLPMTSAQTAEERLDAGAWPSPLVAHLDNRRVELEGVIGAAVGGTSLYYAATLERPERHDLDDLPERPHPTGGWPVGYGELAPYFERAERYFHISGETDPLDPQAPALPYPARALSSTDQTICDSLRRDGLHPYQTHMAARFLPGCENCFGRRCAKRCKMDGRTAGVLPALETGRVALLDRCEVVEITAGDQVSAITCRREGEEFTLSARAYVVAAGGLGTPALLARSRSESWPAGIGNRHDVLGRNLMFHLSEIVAIWPGKGADRDDGESRSISFRDLYYGNGQRFGLIQSMGLTAGYGEVLFALQNRFDVSRLRALRPLRQALRIPALAAAKLLGPARLFVGVLEDLPYADNRLIAGDPGSDRLEFSYRISPELQNRRAAFRQAMRKAFRANRHIFMGNSPQLNFAHPCGTARFGEDPKTSVLDRDCRVHGVSNLYVADSSFMPTSNGVNPSLTIAANALRVAERIAAGLKS; the protein is encoded by the coding sequence ATGACGCGCGAGATCATGGGCTCGGATTGGGATGTGATTGTCATCGGCACCGGGATCGGGGGCGGGCTGGCCGCGCGGCGGCTGGCCGAGCTCGGGCTCTCGGTTCTGATGATCGAGAAGGGCAAGGATCTCGGCGACACCCCCTCTGGCCTGCCGATGACCTCGGCGCAGACGGCGGAAGAGCGGCTGGACGCTGGCGCTTGGCCAAGCCCGCTGGTCGCGCATCTCGACAACCGCCGCGTCGAGCTGGAAGGCGTGATCGGCGCGGCCGTCGGGGGCACGTCGCTTTATTACGCGGCAACGCTTGAGCGGCCCGAGCGTCACGACCTCGACGATCTGCCCGAGCGCCCGCATCCGACCGGCGGCTGGCCGGTGGGCTACGGCGAACTCGCGCCCTATTTCGAACGCGCCGAGCGTTATTTCCACATCAGTGGCGAAACCGATCCGCTCGATCCGCAGGCGCCCGCATTACCCTATCCGGCGCGCGCGCTCTCGTCCACCGATCAGACCATTTGCGACTCGCTGCGGCGCGACGGGCTGCACCCCTACCAGACCCATATGGCCGCGCGTTTCCTGCCGGGATGCGAGAACTGCTTCGGGCGGCGCTGCGCGAAACGCTGCAAGATGGACGGGCGCACCGCGGGGGTCTTGCCCGCGCTTGAAACCGGGCGGGTCGCGCTTTTGGACCGCTGCGAGGTCGTCGAGATCACCGCGGGCGATCAGGTCAGCGCGATCACCTGCAGGCGGGAGGGCGAGGAGTTCACCCTGAGCGCGCGTGCCTATGTCGTGGCGGCGGGCGGTCTTGGCACGCCCGCGCTGCTGGCGCGCTCGCGCAGTGAAAGCTGGCCTGCGGGCATCGGCAACCGTCACGATGTGCTCGGTCGCAACCTGATGTTTCATCTCAGCGAGATTGTCGCAATCTGGCCGGGCAAAGGCGCGGATCGGGATGATGGCGAAAGCCGCTCGATCAGTTTCCGCGATCTCTATTATGGCAACGGCCAAAGATTCGGGCTGATCCAGTCGATGGGCCTCACCGCGGGCTATGGCGAGGTGCTGTTCGCCCTGCAAAACCGCTTCGATGTCTCGCGGCTGCGCGCGCTGCGGCCTTTGCGGCAGGCGCTGCGGATCCCGGCCCTTGCGGCGGCCAAGCTTTTGGGTCCGGCGCGGCTTTTTGTCGGCGTGCTCGAGGATCTGCCCTATGCCGACAACCGGTTGATCGCGGGCGATCCGGGCAGCGACCGGCTCGAGTTCAGCTATCGCATCTCGCCCGAGCTGCAAAATCGCCGCGCCGCCTTTCGTCAGGCGATGCGCAAGGCGTTTCGCGCCAATCGGCATATTTTCATGGGCAACAGCCCGCAGCTCAACTTTGCTCATCCCTGCGGAACGGCGCGGTTTGGCGAGGATCCGAAGACGAGCGTGCTTGACCGTGACTGCCGCGTGCATGGGGTCTCGAACCTCTATGTCGCGGATTCGTCTTTCATGCCGACCTCGAACGGGGTCAATCCCAGCCTGACGATCGCCGCCAATGCCCTGCGCGTGGCCGAGCGCATTGCCGCAGGCCTGAAAAGCTGA
- the pepT gene encoding peptidase T has translation MSGQFDHELEARLVRYAAIDSQSDAASASSPSSEIQFAMLRLLERELTEMGASDVQLTAYGTVLATIPGTAPGPVIGLLAHVDTAPQFNATGVKPRVIRGYNGGDVTFPDDSALVLSPEEYPYLSEKIGDDLITASGTTLLGADDKAGVAVLMTLARHLLSNPQIAHPTLRLAFTPDEEIGCGVNPQLPKDLGAAFAYTLDGGSVGEIEYESFSADGAEITVTGVSIHPGLAKDKMVNAIHLAAKIIATLPQAAMVPELTEGRDGFIHATGMSGGSSEMKISLIIRDFELAGLAAKGELIRQVCAAVQATEPRATIQCEIRPQYRNMRYWIEKDMTPVNLAYAACRKLGIEPISVPIRGGTDGSRLTEMGVPTPNLFTGMQNIHGPLEWVSVQDMAKATALCLNLVELAAET, from the coding sequence ATGTCTGGACAATTTGATCATGAACTCGAGGCGCGCTTGGTCCGCTATGCGGCGATCGACAGCCAAAGTGACGCCGCCAGCGCCAGCTCTCCCAGCAGCGAGATCCAGTTCGCCATGTTGCGTCTGCTTGAACGCGAGCTGACCGAAATGGGCGCAAGCGACGTGCAGCTGACCGCCTATGGCACGGTTTTGGCGACGATTCCCGGCACGGCCCCGGGCCCGGTCATCGGCCTTTTGGCCCATGTTGATACCGCGCCGCAATTCAACGCAACCGGCGTGAAGCCGCGTGTGATCCGGGGATATAACGGTGGCGATGTGACCTTCCCCGATGATTCCGCGCTGGTCCTTTCGCCCGAGGAGTATCCCTATCTCTCTGAAAAGATTGGTGACGATCTGATTACCGCTTCGGGAACGACCCTGCTTGGCGCCGATGACAAGGCGGGCGTCGCCGTTTTGATGACGCTTGCGCGTCACCTGCTAAGCAATCCGCAGATCGCCCATCCGACGCTTCGCTTGGCCTTCACGCCGGACGAAGAAATCGGGTGTGGCGTCAATCCGCAATTGCCCAAAGATCTCGGCGCGGCTTTTGCCTATACGCTCGACGGCGGCTCGGTGGGAGAGATCGAGTATGAGAGTTTCTCGGCCGATGGCGCCGAAATCACCGTGACCGGCGTCTCTATTCATCCAGGCCTGGCCAAGGACAAGATGGTGAACGCGATCCATCTTGCCGCGAAAATCATCGCGACGCTGCCGCAAGCCGCGATGGTGCCAGAGCTGACTGAGGGCCGCGACGGCTTTATCCATGCGACGGGGATGAGCGGGGGCTCGTCCGAGATGAAGATCAGCCTCATCATTCGCGATTTCGAGCTCGCAGGTCTGGCCGCGAAAGGCGAGCTGATCCGGCAGGTTTGCGCAGCGGTTCAGGCCACCGAACCCCGCGCCACGATTCAATGCGAGATCCGCCCGCAATACCGTAATATGCGCTATTGGATCGAGAAAGATATGACCCCGGTCAATCTTGCTTATGCGGCCTGCCGCAAGCTTGGGATCGAGCCGATTTCCGTACCGATCCGGGGCGGCACCGATGGGTCGCGCCTGACCGAGATGGGCGTGCCGACGCCGAACCTCTTTACCGGCATGCAAAACATTCACGGGCCGCTCGAATGGGTTTCGGTGCAGGATATGGCCAAAGCAACCGCGCTTTGTCTCAATTTGGTCGAATTGGCGGCAGAGACCTAG
- a CDS encoding LysR family transcriptional regulator — translation MTLEQLRIFLMVAELEHVTRAAERLHLTQSAVSGAIQTLENTHQLRLFDRVGRGIRLTDEGRVMQRKAQEIMAVVKDTEATLGDLSGLKLGELRIHASQTVSSHWLPRFVMRFAARHPGIALTVEVGNTVQCLEAVRKGLCDLAYVEGAVEGDLGPDEASRIAQQPVAQDLLVLVCAPGHPWAAEPPKDLRRAFATQGWVTRERGSGTRSSFETELRRSGVDPDRLSVVMEFSTNEAVCSGIENSDCIGVVSGLVAGPLIEAGRLRALPYTIGARPFLQLRRLDRHFSRAARAFAMLIDEAGALAEGS, via the coding sequence ATGACACTCGAACAACTCCGAATTTTCCTGATGGTGGCCGAACTTGAGCACGTCACCCGTGCAGCCGAGCGGTTGCATCTGACTCAATCCGCTGTCAGCGGTGCCATTCAGACGCTTGAAAATACGCATCAATTGCGGCTTTTCGACCGCGTCGGACGTGGCATCCGCCTGACCGATGAGGGCCGTGTGATGCAGCGCAAGGCGCAAGAGATCATGGCGGTGGTCAAGGATACCGAGGCGACGCTTGGCGACCTCTCGGGGCTGAAACTCGGAGAGCTGCGCATCCATGCCAGCCAGACCGTCTCAAGCCACTGGCTGCCCCGTTTCGTCATGCGCTTTGCCGCGCGCCATCCCGGCATCGCGCTGACGGTCGAGGTCGGCAATACGGTGCAATGTCTCGAGGCAGTGCGCAAAGGGCTCTGCGATCTCGCTTATGTCGAGGGCGCGGTCGAGGGCGATCTCGGCCCGGACGAGGCGAGCCGGATCGCGCAGCAACCGGTGGCGCAAGACCTTCTGGTGCTGGTCTGCGCGCCCGGCCACCCTTGGGCCGCCGAGCCGCCCAAGGATTTGCGCCGTGCGTTTGCCACGCAGGGTTGGGTCACGCGCGAGCGTGGCTCGGGCACGCGATCGAGCTTTGAAACCGAGCTGCGCCGTAGTGGCGTCGATCCGGATCGTCTGTCGGTGGTCATGGAGTTTTCGACCAATGAAGCGGTCTGTTCCGGGATTGAGAACAGCGATTGCATTGGCGTGGTCTCGGGCCTTGTCGCCGGGCCCCTGATTGAGGCGGGGCGGCTCAGGGCGCTGCCCTATACGATCGGGGCGCGCCCGTTTTTGCAACTGCGCCGGTTGGACCGCCATTTCAGTCGGGCGGCGCGCGCCTTTGCGATGCTGATCGACGAGGCGGGGGCTTTGGCGGAGGGATCGTGA
- a CDS encoding type II toxin-antitoxin system VapC family toxin produces MYLLDTNVISALRRPERAPAVAQWLRGQPDQELYLSVITLGEIERGIARQEIINPGFARDLNDWLDRTTQLFADRILPFGSVEARIWGRLSATIGHDGADLMIAATALARDAIVVTGNMSDFTPSGCRLLDPFQP; encoded by the coding sequence ATGTATCTCCTTGATACCAATGTGATCTCGGCGCTGCGACGCCCCGAACGGGCGCCCGCGGTCGCGCAATGGCTGCGCGGCCAGCCGGATCAGGAGCTTTACCTCTCGGTCATCACTCTGGGCGAGATCGAGCGCGGCATTGCTCGGCAAGAGATCATCAATCCGGGCTTTGCGCGCGATCTGAACGACTGGCTCGACCGCACGACCCAGCTTTTCGCCGACCGCATCCTGCCCTTCGGCAGCGTCGAGGCGCGGATCTGGGGCCGGTTGTCCGCGACGATCGGCCATGATGGCGCGGATCTGATGATCGCGGCCACCGCGCTGGCCCGCGATGCGATCGTTGTCACCGGGAATATGTCCGATTTCACCCCTTCAGGATGCCGCCTGCTCGATCCCTTTCAGCCCTGA
- a CDS encoding SDR family oxidoreductase, protein MAEELKGKVAAITGAASGIGLACARAMLDAGAKVVLVDRDEKRLGELVAELGPNAFPLVVDLLNPKSVAGMLEGIKSLAGGLDIFHANAGAYIGGPIAEGNPDAWDVMLNLNINAAFRSVHAVMNHMIAQKSGDIIMTSSVAGVVPVVWEPIYTASKHAVQAFTHTVRRQISPHGVRIGAVLPGPVVTALLDDWPKAKMEDALANGSLMQPKEVADCVMFMLTRPRGVVVRDLVILPNSVDL, encoded by the coding sequence ATGGCTGAAGAACTCAAGGGCAAGGTCGCCGCGATCACCGGCGCGGCATCGGGGATCGGTCTGGCTTGCGCGCGCGCGATGCTGGATGCGGGCGCCAAGGTCGTGCTGGTGGACCGCGACGAGAAGCGGTTGGGCGAGCTGGTCGCCGAGCTGGGCCCGAACGCCTTCCCGCTGGTTGTCGATCTGCTGAACCCCAAAAGTGTCGCAGGGATGCTTGAGGGGATCAAATCCCTTGCAGGTGGGCTCGACATCTTCCACGCGAATGCCGGTGCCTACATTGGCGGCCCGATTGCCGAGGGCAATCCCGACGCCTGGGATGTGATGCTGAACCTCAACATCAATGCGGCCTTCCGCTCGGTCCATGCGGTCATGAACCACATGATCGCGCAGAAATCTGGCGATATCATCATGACTTCGTCGGTCGCGGGCGTCGTGCCGGTGGTCTGGGAGCCGATCTACACCGCCTCGAAACATGCGGTTCAGGCCTTCACCCATACCGTGCGCCGCCAGATCTCGCCCCATGGCGTGCGCATCGGCGCGGTTCTGCCCGGTCCGGTCGTGACCGCGCTTCTCGACGATTGGCCGAAAGCCAAGATGGAGGATGCGTTGGCCAATGGCTCGCTGATGCAGCCCAAGGAAGTCGCCGATTGCGTCATGTTCATGCTGACCCGCCCGCGCGGTGTGGTCGTCCGGGATCTGGTGATCCTGCCGAATAGCGTCGACCTCTAA